The Pseudomonas chlororaphis subsp. piscium genome contains the following window.
CTCTGCACCAGGCGCCCCTCGTGGAGGATGGTGGTGGTGCCGCCCAGGGCCAGCGCCTCGTTGGGCTCGGTGGTGGCATAGATGGCGATGGTGTGGCGGGCCTGGAACAGCTCGCGCATCTCCTGGCGCAGTTCTTCGCGCAGCTTGTAGTCGAGGTTGACCAGCGGCTCGTCGAACAGGATCAGCTCGGCATCCTTGACCAGCGCTCGGGCCATCGCCGTGCGCTGCTGCTGGCCGCCGGACAGCTCCAGCGGATGGCGCTGCAGGAACTTCTCGATCCGCAGCATCTTCGCCGTCTCCAGCACCTTACTCTCGATCAACTGCGCGGCGACGCCAGCCTGGCGCAACGGCGAGGCGATGTTCTCGAACACGGTCATGGTCGGGTAGTTGATGAACTGCTGATAGACCATCGACACGTTGCGCAGCCGCACCGGACGCCCGGTGACGTCCACGCCGTTCATCAGGATGCGTCCGCTGACGGGCTTGTCGAGCCCGGCGATCAGGCGCATCAGGCTGGTCTTGCCGGACAGCGTGCGCCCCAGCAGGACATTGAAGGAACCGGGTTCAAAGCGCAGCGAAATGTCATCGATCCAGGTCTGGCCCTCGACGACACGGCTGACGTGCTCCAGCGTTAATGACATGGCTCGGCCTTTTTTATTATTGGAGTCAAGCGACCGGAGCAGTAGAGCGAC
Protein-coding sequences here:
- a CDS encoding ABC transporter ATP-binding protein, whose protein sequence is MSLTLEHVSRVVEGQTWIDDISLRFEPGSFNVLLGRTLSGKTSLMRLIAGLDKPVSGRILMNGVDVTGRPVRLRNVSMVYQQFINYPTMTVFENIASPLRQAGVAAQLIESKVLETAKMLRIEKFLQRHPLELSGGQQQRTAMARALVKDAELILFDEPLVNLDYKLREELRQEMRELFQARHTIAIYATTEPNEALALGGTTTILHEGRLVQSGKTAEVYHQPQTVLAAELFSEPPINLMPGRIAGNEVSFANFVHFPLNVDLRPVGEGEFRFGVRPSHISLVPSNDDDLELAVTVEVAEISGSETFLHVRNEQFLLVLHLPGVHEYDVDAPIRIYIPTHKLFVFDAQGRLVQAPGRRVARVA